The Polyangium aurulentum genomic interval CCGCCGCCTTGCCCTGCTTCAGCAGCGCGCGCCCGTCCTTGAAGAGCGCGTCCGCCGCGGCCTTGTCCGCGCTCGACGCCTGCCCATACGCGGCAGCGCCCGAGAGAATCGAGCCAACCAGCACGAGCGACGCCAGCGCCCGATGAATGACCTTGCGCATGTCCTCCGATGCTCTCATCTCCGCGCAGATGTGGCAATGCAAGGTCGCACGCGCCCTCTCGACGGCCTTGGAGCCGCTATGCAAACCCTCCCACGCGCCCCTCGGCCGCCCAGAACGCGCTCCCCCACGTCGCATGGCGACTTCTGGTCCGCCGAGAAGGCGCTCTGCCAAGTAGCATGGCGGCTTCTGGGTCGCCGAGTGTACGATGCGCAACTTTGCAGGTCACCTCTGGTCCGCCCAGAAGTCGCTCTGCCAAGTAGCATGGCGACTTCTGGGTCGCCGAGTGTACGGTGCGCAACTTTGCAGGTCACTTCTGGTCCGCCCAGAAGGCGCTCTGCCAAGTAGCATGGCGGCTTCTGGGTCGCCGAGTGTACGATCCACAACTTGCGAGGCCCTCCCTCGTCCGCCCAGACGGTCGGAGGCGGAAGGGCGGATTCTTGTCCGTCCGCGCCTCCTCGGGCGACCATTTCGCCATGATCCAGGGCGGACGCGCCTCGCTCCCCATTCTCGTTCTCCTCGCCGCGTGCTCGTCGGCCCCGCGGGAGCCGCTCCGCGCCGATTCCGCGGCCCTCGCACGCATTCTCCCCAAACCCCCCGCGCCGCCCATCGTCGCGGCCACCGAGCCTCCGCCACCCGCCGCCGAGACCCCTTCACCGCCCCCGCCCGAGCCGCCTCCGCCCCGCGACGAGCGCCCGCGCATTGGCGCGATCAACGACCAGGCGCGCATCTGGAAGCGCCCCGCGCGGGAGGGTTTGCCGCTCGGCTACATTCGCGCGGGCACCTCCGTCGTCCTCGCGTCGCGCGAGCCCGTCGAGGGAAAGGAATGCTCCCGCGGGTATTACCGCGTCGAGCCGCGCGGCTACGTCTGCCTCGATCCGCGCTCCACCACGCTCGACCTCGACGACCCTTACCATCGCGCCCTCGCCGAATTCGCGCCCCGGCCGAGCGACGTCTTGCCCTATCGCTACGCATTCTCGAACGGCGCCCCCATGTACAGCCGCGTCCCCAGGCCGGAGGAGGCAGAAAAAGCCGAGCGCGCCTTCGGCCCCCGGGGCTCGTTCGTGCAGCTCGCAGAATGGTCCCGCGGGCACGAGGAGCTCATCTCGAGCGAGCGCATCACGGCCACCGACCCCGTCCCCGACATCTTCGCCGGCAATCGACGCAAGGTCTCGGGCGGCGGCGTCTACGACCCCGCGCGCCTCGTCTGGCGCGTCCTGCCCAATGGATCGATGGTCTCGTACGCGCGCGCATTCGAGGCCGAGGGCCGCGTCTGGCTCGTCACCCCCGACCTCATGCTCGTCCCCGCCGACCGCGTCCGGCCATTTCGCATCACCGCGTTCCACGGCACGCCGATCGGCGAGGAGGTCCGCCTCCCCATTGCGTGGAACCGCGCCAC includes:
- a CDS encoding L,D-transpeptidase, coding for MSVRASSGDHFAMIQGGRASLPILVLLAACSSAPREPLRADSAALARILPKPPAPPIVAATEPPPPAAETPSPPPPEPPPPRDERPRIGAINDQARIWKRPAREGLPLGYIRAGTSVVLASREPVEGKECSRGYYRVEPRGYVCLDPRSTTLDLDDPYHRALAEFAPRPSDVLPYRYAFSNGAPMYSRVPRPEEAEKAERAFGPRGSFVQLAEWSRGHEELISSERITATDPVPDIFAGNRRKVSGGGVYDPARLVWRVLPNGSMVSYARAFEAEGRVWLVTPDLMLVPADRVRPFRITAFHGTPIGEEVRLPIAWNRATSPRPRYAKSPSGEMVPSGEPIPPKRFVQITGERVTLGKRDFFEIRGEPGAFVAEDDVTVTRPRTKLPKGVSPGQKWIEARIVPGTLTAYEGLVPVYATLFSPGKGGAPIPGFDAYKHSMTNTGFFPIEWKDRVTVMSPDKEWPPKTLWFADVPHIQYLRAPLAMHVAYWHEDFGNPKSAECLNLSPEDGHFMFNWTDPPLPEGWAGVRPGDGNGPATPIVVTAI